The following proteins come from a genomic window of Persephonella sp.:
- a CDS encoding aldehyde dehydrogenase family protein: MINLPMIIGGQKVEKKEKIDVIYPYTQEVIGQVPKGDPQDVEKAVKKAKIGLEKLKALTSYEKYKILMNAAFLLEKRKEEFARTVVYEVGKTIREARTEVERCITTIIFSAEEAKRIEGEYVHIDATPNGKGKKGFYFREPAGIVAAITPFNFPLNLTAHKIAPSIAAGCPFVLKPSERTPLSPIMLCEIFLEAGVPEEAVSVIPGFADVGQAMTTHPDVRVVSFTGSLKVGEIIAKQAGLKKIVMELGSNSAVVIDEDADLEKAAKKSVLGGFAVAGQVCISVQRILVHEKVADRFHKLLKEEVSKLKFGDPMKDETDVGPVIAIDEVNRIQSWIKEAVEKGAKVEAGGVSCAEEKTVFQPTVVVDVPEETKLFYEEAFAPVVTVKRFKDIDEAVRLVNRSNYGLQVGVFTNNLKNVWKFIQHAEVGGVIINDIPTFRADNMPYGGVKGSGIGREGPKFAIEDYTEIKVVVFDIGE, encoded by the coding sequence ATGATAAACCTACCAATGATAATAGGCGGTCAAAAGGTAGAAAAAAAAGAAAAAATAGATGTTATCTATCCGTACACCCAAGAGGTTATAGGACAGGTTCCAAAAGGAGATCCTCAGGACGTTGAAAAAGCCGTAAAAAAAGCAAAAATCGGTCTTGAAAAACTTAAAGCTCTTACCTCATACGAAAAATATAAAATTCTTATGAACGCCGCCTTTCTTCTTGAGAAAAGAAAAGAGGAGTTTGCCAGAACGGTAGTTTATGAAGTTGGAAAAACGATCAGAGAAGCAAGAACAGAAGTGGAAAGATGCATCACAACAATTATATTCTCTGCTGAAGAAGCAAAAAGAATTGAGGGAGAGTATGTCCATATAGATGCCACTCCCAACGGAAAAGGTAAAAAAGGTTTTTATTTTAGAGAACCTGCCGGAATAGTTGCAGCGATAACACCCTTTAACTTTCCCCTTAACCTTACGGCTCACAAAATAGCACCCTCCATAGCAGCAGGTTGCCCTTTTGTTTTAAAGCCAAGTGAAAGAACTCCTCTGTCTCCTATAATGCTGTGTGAGATTTTCCTTGAAGCAGGAGTTCCTGAAGAAGCTGTTTCTGTTATACCCGGTTTCGCTGATGTGGGGCAAGCTATGACAACCCACCCTGATGTCAGGGTTGTTTCCTTTACAGGAAGCTTAAAAGTAGGTGAGATAATAGCGAAACAGGCAGGACTGAAAAAAATAGTCATGGAACTTGGATCAAACTCAGCTGTTGTTATTGATGAAGATGCAGACCTTGAAAAAGCAGCAAAAAAGTCTGTTTTAGGAGGTTTCGCTGTTGCAGGTCAGGTTTGCATATCTGTTCAGAGAATTCTTGTTCACGAAAAAGTTGCTGACAGATTTCATAAACTTTTAAAAGAAGAGGTTTCAAAACTAAAGTTTGGAGATCCTATGAAAGATGAAACAGATGTTGGTCCTGTAATAGCTATAGACGAAGTAAACAGAATTCAATCATGGATCAAAGAAGCTGTTGAAAAAGGAGCTAAGGTTGAAGCAGGAGGAGTATCATGTGCAGAAGAAAAAACTGTATTCCAGCCGACGGTAGTTGTTGATGTTCCTGAGGAAACAAAGCTTTTTTACGAGGAAGCGTTTGCCCCTGTTGTAACAGTAAAAAGGTTTAAAGATATAGATGAAGCTGTCAGGCTTGTTAACAGATCAAACTACGGGCTTCAGGTAGGTGTTTTTACGAATAATCTCAAAAATGTATGGAAGTTTATCCAGCATGCTGAGGTAGGTGGGGTTATAATAAATGATATACCAACATTCAGAGCCGATAACATGCCCTACGGTGGTGTTAAAGGAAGCGGAATAGGCAGGGAAGGTCCAAAGTTTGCTATTGAGGATTACACTGAGATAAAAGTGGTGGTTTTTGATATTGGTGAATAA
- a CDS encoding P-II family nitrogen regulator, with the protein MKKIEAIIKPFKLDEVKDALTEIGVYGMTVSEAKGFGRQKGHTELYRGAEYVIDFLPKLKIEIVVDDSMVEKVVETISNAARTGRIGDGKIFVIPVEDVIRIRTGERGPEAI; encoded by the coding sequence ATGAAGAAGATTGAGGCAATCATCAAACCTTTCAAGCTTGACGAGGTAAAGGACGCTCTCACAGAAATAGGTGTTTACGGAATGACTGTTTCGGAAGCAAAAGGTTTTGGAAGACAAAAAGGTCATACTGAACTTTACAGAGGAGCTGAATACGTTATTGATTTTCTGCCTAAGCTAAAAATAGAGATAGTTGTTGATGACTCAATGGTTGAAAAGGTGGTTGAGACTATCTCAAACGCTGCAAGGACAGGAAGAATAGGAGACGGAAAGATATTTGTTATCCCTGTTGAAGATGTTATAAGAATAAGAACAGGGGAAAGAGGACCAGAAGCAATCTAA
- the ruvA gene encoding Holliday junction branch migration protein RuvA: protein MLEYIKGRVISKGEDHIILERGGFGFRVLTPSVFDEKDEVKVFTRISIKEDEIIVYGFRTVEERDLFDKLLTVSGVGVKHAFSILKRYSVGELLKIIEEGDVEALTDVQGVGKKTAQRIILELKGKLDFVSLEIIDDIVDALVNLGFEKKSSVKAAREAVRESSDLQTALKKALQKLSEKG, encoded by the coding sequence ATGCTTGAGTATATAAAAGGCAGAGTTATTAGCAAAGGAGAGGATCATATAATTCTTGAGAGAGGAGGGTTTGGCTTCAGGGTGCTAACCCCATCAGTTTTTGATGAAAAAGATGAAGTAAAAGTTTTTACGAGGATAAGCATCAAGGAAGATGAAATAATTGTTTACGGTTTTAGAACAGTTGAAGAAAGGGATCTTTTTGATAAACTTCTAACCGTTTCAGGTGTTGGGGTAAAACATGCTTTTTCAATACTTAAAAGATATTCTGTTGGAGAGTTGCTTAAGATTATAGAAGAAGGTGATGTGGAAGCGCTTACAGATGTTCAGGGGGTTGGGAAAAAAACAGCACAGAGAATAATACTTGAGCTAAAAGGAAAGCTTGATTTTGTTAGTCTTGAGATTATTGATGACATAGTTGACGCCCTTGTAAATCTTGGTTTTGAAAAGAAGAGTTCTGTCAAAGCTGCAAGGGAAGCTGTTAGAGAGAGTTCAGACCTCCAGACAGCCTTAAAAAAAGCACTTCAAAAACTGTCCGAAAAAGGATAG